In the Maridesulfovibrio zosterae DSM 11974 genome, one interval contains:
- a CDS encoding SpoIIE family protein phosphatase, producing the protein MKPRVLFVDDDVNILTSFRNLLRKEFKIDTADHPEKALQMFRDNGPYPVVVSDLKMPDMDGLTLLSEIGKLNEDSVGIILTGHADIHAAVTALNQGYVFRFLTKPTERDTLLKVINAGLDQYELITDNKLKARIIKEDLNSAAFIQQSFLPEIDSNINNLSLNWLFKPSGDVGGDMFDLIKLDEDNTGFYLMDISGHGVSAALAAISVSRLLSGSAHLVQQQNITSPGDLLKQLDSDFPIERLNKHFTMFYGIVNKSRETLRYSSAGHLPPILQRRDGTIEQLERGGSVIGINIGIPFEEDEIPFNAGDRLFVYTDGLSEYESPSHEMFGEQRLISIITENASRYSKAVLDHIYEEMLKFGENLPLQDDVTICCLEFAGEES; encoded by the coding sequence ATGAAGCCTAGAGTCCTTTTCGTGGATGACGATGTGAATATCCTTACCTCATTCCGCAATCTTCTGCGCAAAGAGTTCAAAATAGATACAGCCGATCACCCTGAAAAAGCCCTGCAAATGTTCAGGGATAACGGCCCATATCCTGTTGTTGTGTCAGACCTTAAAATGCCGGATATGGACGGACTCACTCTGCTCTCGGAAATAGGTAAGTTAAATGAAGACAGCGTAGGTATTATTCTCACCGGGCACGCTGATATTCATGCAGCTGTAACTGCTCTTAATCAGGGATATGTATTCAGATTCCTGACTAAACCGACCGAGCGGGACACTCTTTTAAAAGTCATCAATGCAGGACTTGATCAGTATGAACTGATAACAGACAACAAACTGAAGGCACGTATAATTAAAGAAGACCTGAATTCTGCGGCCTTTATTCAGCAAAGCTTTCTGCCGGAAATAGATTCAAACATAAACAACCTCTCGCTGAACTGGCTTTTCAAACCCAGTGGCGATGTAGGTGGCGATATGTTTGATCTTATCAAGCTGGATGAAGATAATACCGGATTTTATCTGATGGATATCAGCGGGCACGGTGTTTCAGCGGCACTTGCAGCAATATCCGTATCCAGACTCCTTTCAGGCAGCGCCCATCTGGTACAGCAACAGAACATAACCTCTCCCGGTGACCTTTTAAAACAGCTTGATTCTGATTTCCCCATTGAACGGCTCAATAAGCATTTCACCATGTTTTACGGGATCGTTAACAAATCCCGCGAGACATTGAGATACAGCAGTGCCGGACACCTGCCCCCCATACTGCAACGCCGTGACGGAACAATTGAACAGCTTGAAAGAGGTGGAAGCGTTATCGGTATCAACATCGGTATTCCTTTTGAGGAGGATGAAATTCCTTTCAACGCAGGCGACAGGCTTTTTGTTTATACTGACGGACTATCGGAATACGAATCTCCATCGCACGAAATGTTCGGCGAGCAGCGCCTTATATCCATTATTACTGAAAATGCCTCCAGATACTCGAAAGCAGTGCTTGATCATATTTATGAAGAAATGCTGAAATTCGGAGAAAACCTTCCACTACAGGATGATGTCACAATCTGCTGCCTTGAATTTGCCGGAGAAGAATCATGA
- a CDS encoding glycosyltransferase, with the protein MKDFYFSQYEDRKPYQPVPFSNGRQFLYQYLATINLAMGVWYFHWRWVYSLNTEALWFSIPLALAETMAFLSTTLFIVNLWANKDEAPKTPPETVSEILSEKDRPPQDRPISIDIFLPTYTEDPELVRYSIRDSKAVTYPYAVDIKIHVLDDGKREEMHAVALEEGVNYITRDDNRGFKAGNLRNAMELTSGDIIVILDADTRPFPQFLERTLGYFKDPEVAWVQTPQWFYDIPQGVSLEEWLSKRFGKISGSIGAFFEKIIGRVFVGKDIFGSDPRMFYDCILRRRMNYNAAFCCGAGSLHRREAVQRAALLRYIDEVEKHADLASKDADDPELAEAIRFGAARGFMTDTEVTPYKYHVSEDIYTSMLLHADQSRNWRSVHHPEILSKMLSPQDLESYLTQNFKYAGGTLDLLRQDNPATLPGLSIGQRLMYFASTFSYFAAFWMLIFLITPAIFYFTGIVPVKGFDLDFFIHILSFQIICQITFMLGTWGVNTLRNVQYYVAFFPLNIKAIWTVLKGETIKFKVTPKTGESRARLDLVRPQIFVIVLNVAGIIWYLGRIALGYEYDLLGFIIATFWSMLNMSSLMVIVRAATWKTEADRLL; encoded by the coding sequence ATGAAGGACTTTTACTTTTCACAATACGAAGACAGAAAACCGTACCAGCCAGTTCCATTCTCAAACGGCCGGCAGTTTCTGTATCAATATCTGGCCACCATCAATCTGGCGATGGGAGTCTGGTACTTTCACTGGCGCTGGGTATACTCTCTCAACACCGAAGCCCTCTGGTTCTCCATCCCTCTGGCTCTTGCCGAGACCATGGCCTTTCTGAGTACAACCTTATTTATTGTAAATCTGTGGGCCAATAAGGATGAAGCGCCTAAAACTCCGCCCGAAACAGTAAGTGAAATACTGTCTGAGAAAGACCGTCCACCGCAGGACAGACCGATCAGCATTGATATCTTTCTGCCAACCTACACCGAAGATCCTGAACTGGTCCGCTACAGTATCCGTGATTCCAAAGCAGTTACCTACCCTTATGCCGTCGACATAAAAATCCACGTTCTTGATGACGGTAAACGGGAGGAAATGCATGCAGTAGCTCTTGAAGAAGGTGTCAACTATATCACCAGAGATGACAACCGTGGATTCAAGGCCGGAAACCTGCGTAATGCCATGGAACTGACCTCCGGTGATATCATCGTAATTCTTGATGCCGACACCCGCCCTTTTCCACAATTTCTGGAAAGAACACTTGGCTACTTCAAAGACCCCGAAGTGGCATGGGTGCAGACTCCTCAATGGTTTTATGACATCCCTCAGGGAGTCAGTCTAGAGGAATGGCTCAGTAAAAGATTCGGTAAAATATCAGGTTCAATCGGAGCTTTTTTTGAAAAAATTATCGGCAGAGTCTTTGTGGGAAAAGATATTTTCGGCAGTGATCCCAGAATGTTTTATGACTGCATTCTAAGACGCCGCATGAATTATAATGCAGCATTCTGTTGCGGTGCCGGCTCTTTGCACAGGAGGGAAGCTGTACAAAGAGCCGCACTGCTCCGCTACATTGATGAAGTTGAAAAACATGCAGACCTTGCCAGTAAGGATGCTGACGATCCTGAACTTGCTGAAGCAATCAGGTTCGGCGCAGCACGCGGGTTTATGACCGATACAGAAGTCACTCCCTACAAATACCATGTATCCGAAGACATCTATACATCCATGCTTCTGCATGCAGATCAAAGCAGAAACTGGAGATCAGTACACCACCCTGAAATACTTTCTAAAATGCTTTCCCCTCAGGATCTGGAATCATATCTGACCCAGAATTTCAAATACGCCGGCGGAACCCTTGACCTGCTCCGTCAGGACAATCCCGCAACCCTGCCCGGCCTGTCCATAGGTCAGCGGCTCATGTATTTCGCCTCCACTTTTTCATATTTCGCAGCCTTCTGGATGCTCATTTTTCTAATTACTCCGGCAATTTTCTATTTCACCGGAATTGTTCCGGTTAAAGGATTTGATCTGGATTTCTTTATCCATATCCTTTCTTTTCAGATTATATGTCAGATTACTTTCATGCTCGGCACATGGGGAGTTAATACCCTGCGTAATGTCCAGTATTATGTGGCTTTTTTCCCATTAAATATCAAAGCCATCTGGACAGTGCTCAAGGGAGAAACCATCAAATTCAAGGTAACACCGAAAACAGGTGAAAGCAGAGCCAGGCTGGATCTGGTTCGCCCGCAGATTTTTGTCATAGTGCTCAATGTTGCAGGGATCATCTGGTATCTGGGCCGTATTGCTCTCGGTTATGAATACGACCTGCTCGGATTCATAATAGCGACCTTCTGGTCCATGCTGAACATGTCCTCACTAATGGTAATTGTGCGGGCCGCAACCTGGAAAACCGAAGCAGACAGACTATTATAG
- a CDS encoding STAS domain-containing protein: protein MLKVDIQVKNDICVVKPETHRLDASTALDFKTALLRLIEEGNLRLLLNLENIDFVDSSGLGAIISALRQVGVKGDIKLCEVNEQVEELLKLTRLDRVLAIFPCEKDALAEY, encoded by the coding sequence ATGCTTAAAGTAGACATTCAAGTAAAAAACGATATCTGCGTGGTAAAACCTGAAACTCACCGTCTTGATGCCAGCACAGCTCTTGATTTCAAAACAGCCCTGCTCAGACTGATTGAAGAAGGAAACCTGCGTTTACTGCTCAACCTTGAAAACATTGACTTTGTCGACAGCTCAGGACTGGGGGCAATAATTTCAGCACTCCGTCAGGTGGGTGTAAAAGGAGACATCAAACTTTGCGAGGTAAATGAACAGGTTGAAGAACTTCTCAAGTTAACCAGGCTGGACAGGGTTCTGGCAATATTTCCTTGTGAAAAAGACGCCCTTGCCGAGTATTAG
- a CDS encoding ATP-binding protein yields MTNQLFINKKFRPDLKNLSISAAMVKECCEKLTLDEKTSRHVDLAVSEAVSNAIRHAENSKESSVVLTLVSDGKKLIIEVEDNGPGFDFKNVSKPDLEKAHEGGYGLYLIKHVMDSVVYETGINANVLIMEKDISDSRTEEI; encoded by the coding sequence ATGACAAACCAGCTATTCATAAACAAAAAATTCAGGCCGGACCTGAAAAATCTTTCCATCAGCGCAGCCATGGTCAAAGAATGCTGTGAAAAACTGACTCTGGATGAGAAAACCAGCCGGCACGTTGACCTTGCTGTATCCGAAGCAGTGAGCAACGCCATACGCCATGCTGAAAATTCAAAAGAAAGCAGTGTGGTCCTGACACTGGTCTCTGACGGAAAAAAACTGATCATTGAAGTTGAGGATAATGGTCCGGGATTTGATTTTAAGAATGTATCCAAGCCTGATCTGGAAAAAGCTCATGAAGGCGGCTACGGCCTGTATCTCATAAAGCATGTAATGGACTCTGTCGTTTATGAAACCGGAATAAATGCCAATGTTCTGATTATGGAAAAGGACATTTCAGACAGCCGGACGGAGGAGATATAA
- a CDS encoding DUF3131 domain-containing protein, whose translation MEYRTAFIRLLQAALICILLLCCGCKVPVHKTDADAFNFKEASTAVSPRHITGEYSLWGSNKPAQLSEDQLNIAKQAWTYFTRTVFPETGLPQGAVGSDTLTMDNVASYLAALTSANWIGLLEEVEFHARMTKIVTWLNTMQLNSLGVPNTFYNARTGQSINGAGQPGEDGHSALELGRLLIWMRIVRNIYPTHAAAIDRAVLRWNFRNLIDADGLLYGSYYREGKLRAYRQGRLGHLQYAAKGFALWGFNIAASLKADSYSLMTINKILLPFDNRPVQERNSPRPFGEPFQIGAVSTTFPLLDGIEFNWKKPGPAADFDRWPQDLKSEQFAASIYEVQKSRYTVDGILTARADHNLDRPPYFVIDSVLALGEPFATIDKSGRPQIEQACVSTGASFLLWAMFDQDYTDMLMDSVVTMYDSYGGWYAGFYESSGTINKAISLNDNAVILESLAFMLSGPLFQPSVTKGYWELTLENESFEEKGLPPARFQNEFQPMLNMEKTEPQP comes from the coding sequence ATGGAATACAGAACAGCTTTTATACGGCTCCTGCAGGCAGCACTTATATGTATACTGCTGCTTTGTTGCGGCTGCAAAGTGCCTGTGCATAAAACAGATGCGGATGCTTTCAATTTTAAGGAGGCATCTACAGCTGTCTCCCCCAGACATATTACCGGAGAATATTCTCTATGGGGCAGCAATAAACCGGCGCAACTGAGTGAAGACCAGCTAAATATTGCTAAGCAGGCATGGACATACTTCACCAGAACCGTATTTCCTGAAACAGGACTGCCGCAGGGCGCAGTAGGCAGCGACACACTGACCATGGACAATGTAGCTTCCTATCTTGCGGCACTGACCTCTGCAAACTGGATCGGTCTTCTTGAAGAGGTTGAATTTCATGCCCGCATGACAAAGATCGTAACATGGCTGAATACCATGCAGCTCAATTCTCTGGGAGTTCCCAACACATTTTACAACGCACGTACCGGACAAAGCATAAATGGCGCAGGACAACCGGGGGAAGACGGTCATTCAGCACTTGAACTGGGCCGACTGCTTATCTGGATGCGTATTGTACGTAATATCTACCCGACTCACGCCGCTGCCATTGACCGTGCCGTGCTGCGCTGGAATTTCCGTAACCTGATTGATGCGGACGGACTGCTATACGGCTCATATTATCGGGAGGGAAAACTCAGGGCGTACAGACAGGGACGGCTCGGACACTTGCAATATGCGGCAAAAGGATTCGCTCTCTGGGGTTTCAATATTGCTGCATCTCTCAAGGCCGATAGCTACTCACTGATGACCATCAATAAGATTCTGCTGCCTTTTGACAATCGCCCCGTACAGGAAAGAAACAGCCCGCGTCCATTTGGCGAACCTTTTCAGATAGGTGCTGTCAGCACAACTTTCCCCTTGCTTGACGGCATAGAATTCAACTGGAAAAAACCCGGTCCTGCTGCTGATTTTGATAGATGGCCGCAAGACTTGAAATCAGAACAGTTTGCAGCCTCAATTTATGAAGTTCAGAAGTCCAGATATACAGTTGACGGAATACTCACCGCCCGGGCTGATCATAATCTGGACCGACCGCCTTATTTTGTTATCGATTCTGTTCTGGCCCTTGGAGAACCGTTTGCAACCATTGATAAATCCGGCCGCCCTCAAATAGAACAAGCCTGTGTATCAACTGGAGCAAGCTTCCTGCTCTGGGCTATGTTTGATCAGGATTATACTGATATGCTTATGGACTCAGTGGTCACCATGTATGACAGCTATGGAGGCTGGTACGCCGGATTTTATGAAAGCAGCGGAACAATCAACAAGGCGATTTCATTAAATGATAACGCCGTCATTCTTGAATCTCTGGCTTTCATGCTCTCCGGTCCCCTGTTTCAGCCCTCTGTCACCAAAGGATACTGGGAACTGACCCTTGAAAATGAATCATTTGAGGAAAAAGGACTTCCTCCGGCAAGATTCCAGAATGAATTTCAGCCCATGCTGAACATGGAAAAAACGGAGCCTCAACCATGA
- a CDS encoding dolichyl-phosphate beta-glucosyltransferase, with the protein MNNAQNDIYLSVVIPAYNEQERIADTLYTVKEFLNAQPYKSEIIVVDDGSRDWTTEVIKTVDIYGNEMKDQNVSSIMENVKNVGKGFSVARGMLRAHGKYILFSDADLSTPIEEVNKFLPELEKGCEVVIGSRRMDDSEVEKKPFYRELMSFTFNSVVGLFAIRGIKDTQCGFKAFSSEAGKKIADMQKLYGFSFDVEQLFLARKLGYCIKEIPVKWEHVEGSKIDPLRDSIRMFIDVMRIRMIHRKA; encoded by the coding sequence ATGAATAACGCTCAAAATGATATCTACCTTTCGGTAGTCATACCTGCCTACAATGAGCAGGAGAGAATAGCCGACACCCTGTATACAGTGAAGGAATTTCTAAATGCCCAGCCTTACAAAAGTGAAATTATAGTGGTGGATGACGGCAGCCGGGACTGGACAACCGAAGTGATTAAAACCGTAGATATATACGGCAATGAAATGAAAGATCAAAATGTCAGTTCCATCATGGAAAATGTTAAAAATGTAGGTAAGGGATTTTCCGTTGCCAGGGGCATGCTGCGGGCACACGGTAAATACATTCTTTTTTCTGACGCAGATCTCTCAACTCCTATTGAAGAAGTAAATAAATTCCTTCCTGAGCTGGAAAAAGGCTGTGAGGTAGTCATCGGTTCACGCAGGATGGACGATTCTGAAGTGGAAAAAAAACCATTTTACCGGGAACTGATGAGTTTCACATTCAACTCGGTAGTCGGGCTCTTCGCCATTCGGGGAATTAAAGATACCCAATGCGGATTCAAGGCTTTCAGCAGTGAGGCGGGTAAAAAGATTGCAGACATGCAAAAGCTCTACGGCTTCAGCTTTGATGTGGAGCAACTTTTTCTTGCCCGCAAGCTTGGCTATTGCATCAAGGAAATACCGGTAAAATGGGAACATGTCGAAGGCTCAAAAATAGATCCCCTGCGGGACTCAATCCGTATGTTCATAGATGTAATGCGGATACGTATGATTCACCGCAAAGCCTGA
- a CDS encoding EamA family transporter, with amino-acid sequence MEYLLVVLSVTMTTLGQIFQKLGAVRIKSEMADGKGVIAAAANIHIFLGITTLGLGAFLWLIVLSRMELSLAYPMMSLGYVLVTVASKLFFKEEIPIHRYAGIAVIMFGIVLISRS; translated from the coding sequence ATGGAATATCTGCTTGTAGTCTTATCAGTGACCATGACCACTCTGGGACAGATTTTCCAGAAACTCGGAGCGGTCAGAATCAAATCTGAAATGGCGGATGGGAAAGGCGTAATTGCAGCCGCAGCCAACATCCATATATTTCTTGGCATCACAACTCTAGGACTGGGAGCTTTTCTCTGGCTCATAGTTTTATCCCGCATGGAACTTAGCCTTGCCTACCCCATGATGAGTCTGGGTTATGTGCTGGTAACCGTCGCATCAAAACTTTTCTTTAAAGAGGAAATACCCATACACCGCTATGCGGGCATTGCAGTAATAATGTTCGGTATTGTCCTGATATCAAGGAGCTGA
- a CDS encoding DUF3131 domain-containing protein — MGFKQQILEMRSQIAVILGLITTGFIIFFLTDLSHLQDTRTLTAMDKSGSEVALVEFTPDIPNPPLRDLTEPEMKTARTAWKYFETNWNQDTGLADSVSGFHFTTLWDTASYLLGLISAYKLEIISEEEFHSRMEKALDSLAKIPLYNGELPNKAYDTKSLSMTDYQNKPSDTGTGWSAIDIGRLFVPFNVILYEYSRYTPKIREIVSRWNYKRMFIDGQLFGVTYKNSVEQLNQEGRLGYEEYVSKSFALLGFDISAAYSYLDHTGFVEIEDVEVPVDVRSSAIFGAHTYALSEPYILDGIEFGFDHYSREFAYRIYLAQENRFKNTGIFTAVTETALNEDPFFVYNTVYGENKKWACITSEGLESAEWRTLSTKAALGWYTLYETGYSKQLVEKINKLATPDNGFYAGIYENDQRINAVTTCNTNGIILEALYYKKFGPFLRIMGKDGK, encoded by the coding sequence ATGGGCTTCAAACAGCAGATACTTGAAATGCGCAGCCAGATAGCCGTCATTCTGGGGCTTATCACAACAGGATTCATCATATTTTTCCTGACCGACCTAAGCCATCTTCAGGATACTCGAACTCTTACGGCCATGGACAAATCAGGCAGTGAAGTTGCTTTAGTAGAATTTACTCCGGATATCCCGAATCCTCCTTTGCGTGATCTGACTGAACCGGAAATGAAAACTGCCCGCACAGCGTGGAAGTATTTCGAAACAAACTGGAATCAAGATACCGGTCTGGCCGACTCTGTTTCCGGCTTCCACTTCACAACTCTGTGGGATACCGCATCCTATCTGCTGGGACTTATTTCTGCGTACAAGCTGGAAATAATATCTGAAGAAGAATTTCATTCCCGCATGGAAAAGGCTCTTGATTCACTGGCAAAAATACCGCTCTACAATGGAGAGCTGCCGAACAAAGCATACGATACCAAGTCACTTTCCATGACAGACTACCAGAACAAGCCCTCCGATACAGGTACAGGATGGAGTGCCATTGATATCGGGCGGCTCTTTGTCCCTTTCAATGTCATTCTCTATGAATACAGCCGCTACACTCCCAAAATACGGGAAATAGTTTCCCGCTGGAATTACAAACGCATGTTCATAGACGGTCAGCTTTTCGGAGTAACCTACAAGAATTCCGTGGAACAGCTCAATCAGGAAGGTCGTCTCGGTTACGAGGAATATGTATCTAAATCTTTTGCCCTGCTCGGTTTTGATATCAGCGCAGCGTACAGCTATCTTGATCATACAGGATTTGTTGAAATCGAAGATGTGGAAGTCCCGGTTGATGTGCGGTCCTCTGCCATATTCGGCGCCCACACCTACGCTCTCAGCGAACCGTATATTCTGGATGGGATAGAATTCGGTTTTGACCACTATTCCCGTGAATTTGCATACCGCATCTACCTTGCACAGGAAAACCGCTTCAAAAATACAGGAATCTTCACTGCGGTGACTGAAACAGCTCTCAATGAAGATCCTTTCTTTGTCTACAACACTGTCTACGGCGAAAATAAAAAGTGGGCCTGCATAACTTCCGAAGGACTGGAGTCAGCTGAGTGGCGAACCCTGTCCACCAAGGCGGCACTGGGCTGGTACACACTTTATGAAACCGGATATTCCAAACAGTTAGTGGAAAAAATAAATAAACTGGCAACACCGGACAACGGTTTTTATGCCGGAATTTACGAGAATGACCAGAGGATCAATGCAGTTACGACCTGCAATACCAACGGAATTATCCTCGAAGCTCTTTACTATAAAAAATTCGGTCCGTTCCTGCGTATTATGGGCAAGGACGGAAAGTAG
- a CDS encoding metallophosphoesterase, giving the protein MNMTSLAQEFYTRMSLRMGEQAAAQRLKLQVEHSAELYGKGFGKIHLENIEAFITFVDIMLRISGMRSRGRRNSLDFRVEENAIEISDLAPDLEGFKILQLTDIHVDGFIDGGEALFTVLDDLEYDLCVLTGDYRLLTHHSYTPSSIGMNRLIKHIHCQHGTYAILGNHDFLEQVHSLEESGIKVLLNENSIIRHGESEIFIAGVDDPHFYGSHDLDRAFSSRPDNTYTILLSHSPELYAEAAEYNTDLYICGHTHGGQICLPGGFPVITHANCPRAMTSGSWQYKNMSGYTSRGTGCSGVQARFNCPPEISMHILYSKADENGDI; this is encoded by the coding sequence ATGAATATGACTTCCCTTGCACAGGAATTCTACACCCGCATGTCTCTGCGGATGGGAGAACAGGCAGCCGCACAGCGGCTTAAATTGCAGGTTGAACACTCAGCTGAACTTTACGGCAAAGGATTCGGTAAAATCCATCTTGAAAATATCGAAGCTTTCATAACCTTTGTAGATATCATGCTGCGAATTTCAGGCATGCGTAGCAGAGGCAGACGCAACAGCCTTGACTTCAGAGTGGAGGAAAACGCCATTGAAATTTCAGACCTCGCTCCTGATCTTGAAGGATTTAAGATACTTCAACTGACCGACATCCACGTTGACGGATTTATTGATGGCGGCGAGGCCCTTTTCACTGTGCTGGACGATCTTGAATACGACCTCTGCGTTCTCACCGGTGACTACCGGTTACTGACTCATCACAGCTATACCCCGTCTTCTATTGGAATGAACCGCCTTATAAAACACATTCACTGTCAGCACGGAACTTATGCGATTCTGGGAAATCATGACTTTCTGGAACAGGTCCATTCTCTAGAAGAAAGCGGCATTAAAGTCCTGCTCAATGAAAATTCTATCATCAGGCATGGTGAATCCGAGATATTTATAGCCGGAGTGGATGATCCGCACTTTTACGGTTCTCACGATCTTGACAGGGCTTTCAGTTCACGACCTGACAACACATACACAATCCTGCTCAGCCATTCTCCTGAGCTTTATGCCGAAGCGGCAGAATACAATACAGATCTTTATATATGCGGACATACCCACGGCGGTCAGATATGTCTTCCCGGAGGTTTTCCTGTAATCACTCATGCAAACTGTCCAAGAGCAATGACCTCCGGAAGCTGGCAATACAAAAATATGTCTGGATATACTTCACGGGGAACGGGGTGTTCCGGAGTTCAAGCCAGATTCAACTGCCCTCCGGAAATCTCCATGCATATTCTTTATTCAAAAGCGGATGAAAACGGGGATATTTAA